Proteins from one Parvibaculum lavamentivorans DS-1 genomic window:
- a CDS encoding demethoxyubiquinone hydroxylase family protein, with the protein MSATPKAPRVSAQPGRARDAAIEEMIRVDHAGEYGAVRIYEGQRAVFRYLPHKQEIATALDRMAKDEEVHLARFNEIVNERGVRPTAFAPVWHVAGFALGAATALLGEKAAHACTAAVEEVIDEHYKAQVNRLDQMGEEEKPLRDTIEKFRLEEVQHRDEAIEAGAKEAPAYPLLSGAIKAACRLAIKVSEKV; encoded by the coding sequence ATGTCTGCCACGCCGAAAGCACCCCGCGTCTCCGCACAGCCCGGCCGGGCGCGTGACGCCGCCATCGAGGAAATGATCCGCGTCGACCATGCCGGTGAATATGGCGCCGTGCGCATCTATGAAGGCCAGCGCGCGGTCTTCCGCTACCTGCCGCACAAGCAGGAGATCGCCACCGCGCTCGACCGGATGGCGAAGGACGAGGAAGTTCACCTCGCGCGCTTCAACGAGATCGTGAATGAGCGTGGCGTCAGGCCGACGGCCTTCGCGCCGGTCTGGCATGTCGCCGGCTTCGCGCTCGGCGCGGCCACCGCGTTGCTGGGCGAGAAAGCGGCACATGCCTGCACGGCCGCGGTCGAGGAAGTGATCGACGAACACTACAAGGCTCAGGTGAACCGGCTCGACCAGATGGGCGAGGAAGAAAAGCCGCTTCGCGACACGATTGAAAAATTCCGCCTGGAAGAAGTGCAGCATCGCGATGAAGCGATCGAGGCCGGGGCGAAGGAAGCGCCCGCCTATCCGCTTCTCTCCGGCGCGATCAAGGCCGCCTGCCGGTTGGCAATCAAGGTCTCCGAAAAGGTCTGA
- a CDS encoding flavodoxin family protein has translation MKALILIGSPRRDGNSAALAQAVKKGLIEAGHETRFIFADDAVAGFLRDCRQCRRADGECGIEDGFRATFLEDFLPADGFIVATPVYWYGMSAQLKAFFDRMFCYVAASHPQSSLVVEQMTGKRIGLLLSSEETFPTVAAGIVHQLQEYSRYTRSTFAGTVHGYGNARGDLGRDPHRPLASAEQFGRDFFTRHATDYQIDTPRPGRVWGECTTA, from the coding sequence ATGAAAGCCCTCATCCTCATTGGCAGCCCAAGGCGAGACGGCAATTCGGCCGCGCTGGCGCAGGCCGTCAAAAAGGGACTGATCGAAGCCGGCCACGAGACGAGGTTCATTTTCGCGGACGATGCCGTCGCGGGTTTCCTGAGGGACTGCCGTCAGTGCCGGAGAGCGGACGGGGAATGCGGTATCGAGGATGGTTTCCGCGCGACCTTCCTCGAAGATTTTCTGCCTGCTGACGGTTTTATCGTCGCGACGCCTGTCTATTGGTACGGCATGTCCGCACAACTCAAGGCTTTCTTCGATCGCATGTTCTGCTACGTCGCGGCGTCCCATCCGCAATCTTCCCTGGTTGTCGAGCAGATGACGGGAAAGCGGATCGGGCTTTTGCTGAGCTCCGAGGAAACATTCCCGACGGTTGCGGCAGGCATCGTTCATCAGCTCCAGGAATACAGCCGCTACACGAGGTCGACCTTCGCCGGAACCGTTCACGGCTACGGCAATGCGCGCGGCGACCTCGGGCGGGATCCGCATCGGCCGCTGGCAAGCGCCGAACAATTCGGACGGGATTTTTTCACACGACACGCCACCGACTACCAGATCGATACGCCTCGGCCCGGGCGTGTCTGGGGTGAGTGCACAACAGCGTAA
- a CDS encoding disulfide bond formation protein B: MTERIPSNAIPWILIAVSVATLAGALFFEHVLGYVPCSLCLQGRLPHYFAIGAALIAGILSREANIGIGVLVFLGLCLLAYLAGAGLSFYHVGVEYKWWPGPDTCGAGGLVSNSLEDLQSALNGGAKPPRCDDAAWSVFGISLAGFNMLITLALAALSALPLLRYLRESRGEA, from the coding sequence ATGACGGAACGCATCCCCTCCAACGCCATTCCCTGGATCCTGATTGCCGTAAGTGTCGCCACCCTCGCTGGCGCGCTTTTCTTCGAGCATGTCCTTGGCTACGTGCCCTGCTCGCTCTGCCTTCAGGGCCGTCTGCCACACTATTTCGCGATAGGCGCGGCGCTGATCGCGGGCATCCTCTCGCGGGAGGCCAATATAGGGATCGGCGTTCTCGTCTTTCTCGGCCTTTGTCTATTGGCCTATCTGGCGGGAGCGGGCCTCTCCTTCTATCACGTGGGCGTCGAATACAAATGGTGGCCGGGGCCCGATACCTGCGGCGCCGGAGGACTTGTTTCGAACTCGCTCGAAGACCTGCAATCGGCCCTCAACGGCGGCGCGAAGCCGCCACGCTGCGACGATGCCGCCTGGTCGGTATTTGGCATCTCCCTCGCGGGCTTCAACATGCTGATCACTCTGGCACTCGCCGCCCTTTCCGCGCTGCCCCTGCTGCGCTATCTCCGTGAGAGCAGAGGAGAAGCCTGA
- a CDS encoding glutamine synthetase family protein, with product MTDQQQATDLQERLAREGVEYCFATYVDVHGISKTKCVPISHLADMVRGSELFTVGALEGMGLVGPHFDECAAVPDLATATILPWDKKYCWFASDLYFHGEPYENCSRIILKKALAKAATRNLKFNLGIEPEFYVYRRTAEGLAPLQHEAFHGPTPAYDLHQISLAGPFLEQLTRYVEDLGWGLYSFDQEGGHGQFEIDFGYADALTTADRLTFFRFMVKSLARAHGAVASFMPKPFSNDFRSGAHHNISLMDTQTGEHLFDAKARQAGEIARGYGLDATDEALHFAGGLLEHAEALCAITCPTHNSYKGLIARGDMPDMSWAPVLQAYGRNNRSAMLRLPMNRPCIENRAPDMSANFYLSSAFSLHAGLDGFDRKIDPGQPLNDNLYLETSLRAGRNVRRLPRTLLEATEALEASAFAREVLGDAFVEIFAAQKKKEWEAQFYAVSPAERDQYLTFV from the coding sequence ATGACCGACCAGCAACAAGCGACGGACCTGCAAGAGCGTCTCGCCCGTGAGGGCGTCGAGTACTGCTTTGCCACCTATGTCGACGTTCACGGCATTTCGAAAACGAAATGCGTTCCCATCAGCCACTTGGCCGACATGGTGCGTGGGTCGGAGCTTTTTACCGTTGGCGCGCTTGAAGGCATGGGACTTGTCGGGCCGCATTTCGATGAATGCGCTGCCGTTCCGGATCTTGCGACGGCAACGATCCTGCCATGGGACAAAAAGTATTGCTGGTTTGCGTCCGACCTCTACTTCCACGGCGAGCCCTATGAGAATTGCAGCCGCATCATTCTCAAGAAGGCCCTCGCCAAAGCGGCGACGAGGAACCTGAAGTTCAATCTCGGCATCGAGCCTGAATTCTATGTCTACCGGCGAACGGCCGAGGGCCTCGCGCCCCTTCAGCACGAGGCTTTTCACGGGCCCACGCCTGCCTACGATCTCCACCAGATATCTCTCGCGGGACCGTTTCTCGAACAGTTGACGCGCTATGTCGAAGATTTGGGTTGGGGCCTCTATTCCTTCGATCAGGAAGGCGGACACGGCCAGTTCGAAATCGATTTCGGCTATGCCGACGCGCTGACAACGGCCGATCGGCTTACCTTCTTCCGCTTCATGGTGAAGAGCCTCGCCCGCGCGCACGGCGCCGTCGCGAGTTTCATGCCGAAGCCTTTCAGCAACGATTTCAGGTCCGGCGCGCATCACAACATATCGCTGATGGATACGCAGACGGGCGAGCATCTGTTCGATGCCAAAGCACGCCAGGCCGGTGAGATCGCACGCGGCTACGGGCTCGACGCGACGGATGAAGCGCTTCATTTCGCCGGCGGACTGCTCGAACACGCCGAGGCGCTGTGCGCGATAACGTGCCCGACGCACAATTCCTACAAGGGCCTGATCGCGCGCGGCGACATGCCGGATATGTCATGGGCACCGGTGCTCCAGGCATATGGCAGAAACAACCGCTCGGCGATGCTGCGGCTGCCGATGAACCGGCCCTGCATCGAAAACCGTGCCCCGGACATGAGCGCCAATTTCTATCTTTCTTCCGCCTTCAGCCTTCACGCAGGGCTTGATGGCTTCGACAGGAAGATCGATCCCGGCCAACCGCTTAACGACAATCTCTATCTGGAAACATCGCTCAGGGCCGGCCGCAATGTCCGTCGGTTGCCCCGTACTTTGCTGGAAGCAACGGAAGCGCTGGAGGCGAGTGCCTTTGCGCGGGAAGTGCTCGGCGACGCCTTCGTCGAGATATTCGCCGCGCAGAAGAAGAAGGAATGGGAGGCACAGTTCTATGCGGTCTCGCCTGCCGAACGGGATCAATACCTGACTTTTGTTTGA